The proteins below come from a single Gossypium raimondii isolate GPD5lz chromosome 2, ASM2569854v1, whole genome shotgun sequence genomic window:
- the LOC105787827 gene encoding zinc-finger homeodomain protein 2, whose protein sequence is MEFEDQEEQEEEMGLTPSYDSLGNSSRLKMSGVEPGSVTPTGQQQQRKPRYRECLKNHAVGIGGHALDGCGEFMPAGTEGTLDALKCAACNCHRNFHRKESELGSPNSIHTTDLYFHHHHHHQPPQFAPYFRAPTGYLHVAGQQRPLALPSTSGGGGHSREDQEDASNQGSSRKRFRTKFTQEQKEKMLSLAERLGWRIQKHDEEIVQQFCNETGVKRHVLKVWMHNNKHTLALKQSGDMQCNAMQEA, encoded by the exons ATGGAGTTTGAGGATCAAGAAGAGCAGGAAGAAGAGATGGGTTTGACACCGAGTTATGACTCGCTGGGAAACTCGTCTAGACTCAAAATGTCAGGTGTTGAACCTGGTTCAGTAACTCCAACGGGTCAGCAGCAGCAGAGGAAGCCTAGGTATAGGGAGTGTTTGAAGAACCATGCGGTGGGGATCGGCGGTCACGCTCTCGACGGTTGCGGTGAGTTCATGCCGGCTGGAACTGAAGGCACCCTCGACGCTCTCAAATGCGCGGCTTGTAACTGCCACCGTAACTTCCACCGCAAGGAATCTGAGCTTGGCTCCCCAAACTCCATCCACACCACGGACCTCTACTTccatcaccaccaccaccaccagcCACCGCAATTTGCGCCTTACTTCAGAGCACCAACAGGGTACCTCCACGTTGCCGGACAACAAAGGCCATTAGCTTTACCATCAACCTCAGGAGGAGGAGGACACAGCAGAGAAGATCAAGAGGATGCTTCGAATCAAGGAAGCTCAAGGAAAAGGTTTAGAACAAAGTTTACGCAGGAACAAAAGGAGAAGATGCTGAGTTTGGCTGAGAGACTAGGGTGGCGGATTCAGAAACATGATGAAGAGATTGTTCAACAGTTCTGCAACGAAACTGGGGTCAAAAGGCATGTTTTGAAAGTTTGGATGCATAATAACAAGCACACTCTTG CATTGAAGCAAAGTGGAgacatgcaatgcaatgcaatgcaagaGGCATGA